From a region of the Vaginimicrobium propionicum genome:
- a CDS encoding CdaR family transcriptional regulator — MGTAVTGAAIISSGKQRSQMAKRLHAVAGKMTTAAVRDIESQHPWFLRLGANERSWVRVVVVNGIEGFIDWFEGKQEINPADLFNAAPRVLTRRITLDQTVDLIRTTIEAVETQIGELLPKSDRLPLTTATVYFSREVAFASAKVYAHAAERRGNWDQRMEALVVDAIVRGDSADSLLSRASALGWIDGKVAVAVSPLPDDLDLEIIRQTARQEGQDILAASHGDRLVILIPDSESKQEKTRLARQTMNKLATKLGAGRIVIGPTVEGIEQASISAQAALSGARAEQAWPEGPRIVDALELLPERALAGNGQARRELVLDVYQPLISAGGDLLETCVTFLNNYGSIEASARALFVHANTVRYRLKRIQEVTGYAPGVARDSFVLRLAITLGRLGENDPSQTF; from the coding sequence ATGGGCACAGCAGTAACCGGCGCAGCGATTATTTCTTCAGGTAAACAACGTAGCCAGATGGCTAAACGTTTGCATGCAGTAGCAGGCAAAATGACCACTGCTGCAGTGCGGGATATTGAATCGCAACATCCCTGGTTTCTACGCTTGGGAGCTAATGAACGCTCCTGGGTGCGGGTAGTGGTTGTAAATGGCATCGAAGGGTTCATTGACTGGTTTGAAGGTAAACAAGAAATAAACCCCGCTGACCTCTTTAATGCCGCTCCCAGGGTACTGACTAGACGAATCACTCTTGACCAAACGGTCGACTTAATTCGAACCACAATTGAGGCAGTCGAAACTCAGATTGGGGAATTATTACCAAAATCTGATCGCCTTCCCCTAACTACCGCAACAGTTTATTTCTCCAGAGAAGTAGCCTTCGCGTCAGCAAAAGTTTATGCTCATGCTGCTGAACGACGCGGCAATTGGGATCAGAGAATGGAAGCTCTGGTTGTTGACGCGATAGTTCGCGGAGATTCAGCTGATTCATTACTTTCCAGAGCATCCGCACTAGGTTGGATCGATGGCAAAGTGGCCGTTGCTGTCTCACCTTTACCTGATGATTTAGATCTTGAGATCATCAGGCAAACTGCCCGCCAGGAAGGTCAAGACATTTTGGCTGCAAGCCACGGGGATCGTCTCGTCATATTGATTCCAGACAGTGAGTCAAAACAAGAAAAAACTCGTCTAGCCAGACAGACGATGAATAAACTCGCCACTAAATTAGGGGCAGGACGTATCGTTATCGGCCCAACAGTCGAAGGTATTGAACAAGCCTCAATATCTGCTCAAGCTGCTCTATCTGGAGCCAGAGCCGAACAAGCGTGGCCGGAAGGTCCACGCATCGTTGACGCTTTAGAGCTGCTACCAGAGCGAGCTTTGGCTGGCAATGGTCAAGCTAGGCGCGAGCTGGTCTTAGACGTCTATCAGCCATTGATTAGTGCAGGTGGCGATCTGTTAGAAACTTGCGTGACCTTTTTAAATAATTATGGGTCTATTGAGGCGAGCGCAAGGGCACTATTTGTACACGCAAATACCGTCAGATATCGGCTAAAGCGCATTCAAGAGGTTACCGGCTATGCGCCAGGGGTAGCTAGGGATTCTTTTGTACTGCGCCTAGCAATCACTCTGGGACGCCTTGGAGAGAATGACCCATCCCAAACATTTTGA
- a CDS encoding ACP S-malonyltransferase, whose protein sequence is MSAIIIYMLAIVAPGQGAQTSGFLASWCHLESFRTGLAQLSQNCGLDLVELGTKADNETIKDTAIAQPLLVASALLVYRELNVRPDLVAGHSVGEIAAASMSGVLSELEAMTFVAARGRAMAKAAALTPTGMSAVLAGKPDEIATRLADLNLVAANNNGRGQVVAAGKLDDLAELAANPPARARVIPLRVAGAFHTDYMASAREDLIPLAKTLKPANPTVTLLSNLDGQAVASGSQYLDNLINQVTRCVRWDLCMKQMNELGVTGLLELAPAKTLTGIAKRNMSAEVFNLNTPDQLDAAHDFCARHAA, encoded by the coding sequence ATGTCAGCGATCATTATTTACATGCTTGCAATTGTTGCGCCGGGTCAAGGAGCCCAGACGAGTGGGTTTCTGGCGTCGTGGTGCCACCTAGAAAGTTTCCGAACTGGTCTAGCACAGTTGTCACAAAATTGTGGTCTCGACTTGGTCGAACTTGGCACCAAAGCAGATAACGAGACAATTAAAGATACCGCCATTGCCCAACCACTCCTGGTGGCGAGTGCATTACTGGTCTACCGCGAACTCAATGTGCGCCCTGATCTAGTGGCCGGTCATTCAGTTGGCGAAATCGCTGCTGCCAGCATGTCAGGGGTGCTTAGTGAATTAGAAGCCATGACTTTCGTGGCAGCTAGGGGTCGGGCTATGGCTAAAGCGGCGGCTTTGACGCCCACAGGGATGTCAGCCGTCCTAGCTGGGAAACCGGACGAAATCGCTACTCGCCTTGCCGATCTAAACCTGGTGGCCGCAAACAATAATGGTCGTGGCCAAGTTGTCGCTGCCGGAAAGCTAGACGACCTGGCTGAATTGGCGGCTAATCCACCGGCTCGAGCGAGAGTTATTCCGCTGCGCGTTGCCGGTGCTTTTCATACTGACTACATGGCTAGTGCAAGAGAAGACCTCATCCCATTAGCTAAAACACTGAAACCAGCTAATCCAACTGTTACCTTACTTAGTAATTTAGATGGACAAGCTGTAGCTAGCGGCAGTCAGTACCTGGACAATTTGATTAATCAAGTCACTCGCTGTGTGCGCTGGGATTTATGCATGAAACAAATGAATGAATTAGGTGTTACAGGATTACTTGAATTAGCCCCAGCAAAAACTTTAACGGGTATCGCGAAACGCAATATGAGCGCCGAAGTCTTTAATTTGAACACTCCTGATCAATTGGACGCGGCTCACGATTTCTGCGCACGCCACGCAGCCTAA
- a CDS encoding beta-ketoacyl-ACP synthase III — protein sequence MTLKVAEARPYAKLLSVGGYRSSRVVSNEEMCTIIESNDEWIRDRTGIIERRWATENETPLFMATEAAKKAIERAEIDLAEIDGLIVSTVSHFRQFPSLAVYLSAQLGLNAPVAYDICAGCAGFCYMVGQADALVRSGNCKNVLIVGVETLTAQTNFEDRGTAFLFGDGAGAAIIGPSNTPAISPTLWGSDGSQAGVIEADNWSQAWDDNGAKPKIRMAGNKVYRWATTFIAEQASKILAASGLAPNQLDVFIPHQANNRITDSMLRRLKLPESVVVSRDIKHTGNTSAASVPLAMEALLESGEAKSGQTALLIGYGAGLAYAGQVVVLP from the coding sequence ATGACGTTGAAAGTTGCTGAGGCTAGACCTTATGCCAAGTTACTTTCTGTCGGCGGCTACCGGTCGTCGCGAGTAGTTAGTAACGAAGAGATGTGCACCATCATCGAATCCAACGATGAGTGGATTCGTGATCGTACCGGAATTATCGAACGACGCTGGGCAACCGAAAACGAAACTCCACTTTTTATGGCTACTGAAGCAGCCAAGAAAGCCATTGAACGCGCAGAAATCGACCTTGCCGAAATAGACGGTTTGATTGTTTCGACCGTCTCACATTTTAGGCAATTCCCTTCACTTGCTGTCTATCTTTCTGCACAGCTTGGGCTTAATGCGCCGGTAGCTTATGACATTTGCGCTGGTTGCGCTGGGTTTTGTTATATGGTCGGGCAGGCTGACGCTCTGGTGCGCTCTGGCAACTGTAAGAACGTGTTGATCGTCGGTGTAGAAACGTTGACTGCCCAAACTAATTTTGAGGATCGCGGCACCGCTTTCCTCTTTGGGGACGGCGCCGGAGCAGCGATAATCGGCCCTAGTAATACACCTGCGATAAGCCCCACCCTGTGGGGTTCAGACGGTAGTCAAGCTGGTGTGATCGAAGCTGATAATTGGTCACAAGCTTGGGACGATAATGGCGCTAAACCAAAAATCCGTATGGCTGGCAACAAGGTTTATCGGTGGGCCACCACTTTCATCGCTGAACAGGCCTCAAAAATCTTGGCCGCATCGGGTCTAGCCCCTAATCAATTAGATGTGTTTATCCCTCACCAAGCTAATAACAGAATCACTGATTCCATGCTGCGCCGGCTGAAATTGCCGGAATCAGTGGTGGTTAGCCGCGATATCAAACACACTGGAAATACCTCTGCTGCTTCAGTTCCATTAGCGATGGAAGCGCTATTGGAGTCTGGAGAGGCTAAGAGTGGTCAAACAGCGTTGCTGATTGGCTACGGTGCTGGCTTGGCTTATGCCGGTCAAGTAGTGGTATTGCCGTAA
- a CDS encoding acyl carrier protein, with the protein MANKEEILAKLAETVNEVSGIDPAEVTLDKSFSGDLDVDSLTMVEIIVAAEEEFDVEIPDEKAKDLKTVGDAVNYIENAQNNQGDVK; encoded by the coding sequence ATGGCGAACAAAGAAGAAATCCTTGCAAAATTAGCTGAAACCGTAAACGAGGTCTCCGGTATTGATCCAGCTGAAGTAACGTTAGACAAGTCTTTTTCCGGCGACCTAGACGTTGATTCCCTAACCATGGTGGAAATCATTGTCGCAGCTGAGGAAGAGTTCGACGTTGAGATTCCTGACGAGAAAGCCAAGGATCTAAAGACCGTCGGGGATGCTGTCAACTACATCGAAAACGCCCAGAATAATCAAGGCGACGTTAAATAA
- a CDS encoding beta-ketoacyl synthase, which translates to MTTIVITGVGALTPLGEDANETWTNMLAGRSGVSPLEQEWAKELPVRFAGQVKADLSKWVSRVESRRLDRVSQMALAGAKQAWKDSGLSEADESIDRDRLGVCVGTGVGGLTTTLAQWDVLRDKGVRRVSPFTVPGLMANAPAAHIGLLVGAKAGVHTTVSACASSNEAISLGMDMLRLGRADIVIVGGAEATVHPLPIGSFAQMQALSKRNDDPEHASRPWDVDRDGFVIGEGAVMMVIETLESAKSRGAKIYATLAGSGISADSHDLVQPDPSGYGQELAMKRALTDAGLRPEDICHINAHGTSTPQGDITEAKSIRAALGKAVDSVIVTSTKSMTGHLLGAAGALETFATAMALCERVVPPTININHLEDDLPINIAANQTVPLPQGRLAAINNSFGFGGHNVAIALTNDNVTV; encoded by the coding sequence ATGACAACCATTGTCATCACTGGTGTTGGCGCACTTACCCCTTTAGGTGAGGACGCCAATGAGACCTGGACAAATATGTTGGCCGGTAGATCTGGTGTTAGCCCATTGGAGCAAGAGTGGGCAAAAGAACTTCCGGTTAGGTTTGCCGGCCAAGTTAAAGCTGACCTTTCTAAGTGGGTTAGCCGGGTCGAATCTCGAAGGCTCGACCGTGTCAGTCAAATGGCATTAGCTGGGGCTAAACAAGCTTGGAAAGATAGTGGACTATCTGAAGCTGACGAATCGATTGATAGAGATCGGCTCGGGGTCTGCGTTGGAACTGGGGTTGGCGGCCTGACTACTACCTTGGCGCAATGGGATGTGTTAAGAGATAAGGGCGTTCGCAGGGTCTCACCGTTCACTGTGCCGGGGCTAATGGCCAATGCGCCAGCCGCCCACATTGGTCTATTAGTTGGGGCTAAAGCTGGCGTTCACACCACTGTTTCCGCTTGCGCCTCCTCCAATGAGGCGATCAGTCTGGGGATGGACATGCTGCGTCTAGGCCGCGCAGACATTGTCATTGTCGGCGGAGCTGAGGCTACTGTCCATCCCCTACCGATAGGTTCCTTTGCTCAAATGCAGGCACTGTCGAAACGCAACGATGACCCTGAGCATGCCTCACGTCCGTGGGACGTAGATCGCGACGGATTTGTCATCGGTGAAGGGGCAGTGATGATGGTCATCGAAACTTTAGAATCAGCTAAATCGCGTGGCGCAAAAATTTATGCCACGCTTGCCGGTAGCGGAATTAGCGCTGACTCCCACGATCTAGTTCAACCAGATCCGTCCGGTTACGGACAAGAACTGGCAATGAAAAGAGCATTAACCGATGCTGGTCTGCGTCCAGAAGATATCTGTCATATCAACGCGCACGGCACTTCTACCCCCCAAGGTGATATCACCGAAGCGAAATCTATTCGAGCAGCTTTAGGCAAGGCAGTTGATTCGGTAATAGTCACTTCAACAAAATCAATGACCGGCCACCTACTTGGCGCCGCCGGCGCATTAGAGACTTTCGCCACAGCTATGGCCTTGTGCGAGCGTGTGGTACCGCCAACAATAAACATCAATCATCTAGAAGATGATCTTCCAATAAATATTGCGGCTAACCAGACTGTGCCACTGCCTCAAGGACGGTTAGCGGCTATCAACAACTCCTTTGGGTTTGGCGGCCATAATGTGGCCATTGCGCTAACCAACGACAATGTCACCGTTTAG
- a CDS encoding DUF3145 family protein produces MNMSHGVIYIHSAPAALRPHIDWAIQAILAKPANLDWTRQPAQPSTFRAEMNWQGPQGASAGLASALRNCRLARFEITEGCHHRYSYTPTLGMFHAQLLANGDIAVGEQQLRALLDTKPDANLRDGLKNLLGQAWDDELEPFRHASESTRWIYRVG; encoded by the coding sequence ATGAATATGTCGCACGGCGTGATTTATATCCACTCCGCGCCCGCTGCATTGCGCCCTCATATCGATTGGGCTATCCAAGCCATACTGGCTAAACCCGCCAACCTAGACTGGACGAGGCAACCAGCTCAACCAAGTACGTTTCGCGCAGAGATGAACTGGCAAGGCCCACAGGGTGCAAGTGCAGGGCTGGCTAGCGCGCTAAGAAATTGTCGCTTGGCTCGTTTTGAGATAACTGAGGGTTGTCATCATCGTTATTCATACACCCCAACATTAGGAATGTTTCACGCTCAGCTGCTAGCTAATGGTGATATTGCGGTGGGTGAACAACAATTGCGCGCCCTGCTAGACACGAAGCCAGACGCTAATCTCCGTGACGGCCTAAAAAATTTATTAGGCCAAGCTTGGGACGATGAGTTAGAGCCTTTCCGCCACGCTAGCGAATCAACCCGCTGGATTTATCGAGTTGGGTAG
- the pdxH gene encoding pyridoxamine 5'-phosphate oxidase, with amino-acid sequence MRLEDLRKSYELDELDESQADTAPLAQFKKWFNQALKSKKISEANAMTLATVGRDGRPSTRVVLVKHVDEKGVVFYTNYRSRKADELANNPFAALQFHWVELERVVRIEGRVTKVSPEESDAYYKIRPIDSRLGAWASPQSQVISSRAVLVKNVAEVTASKGLNPPRPDFWGGYRLEPDYWEFWQGRKSRLHDRLRYRLDDGKWIRERLAP; translated from the coding sequence GTGCGTTTAGAAGATTTGCGGAAAAGCTATGAGCTGGATGAGCTTGATGAGAGCCAGGCTGATACTGCCCCGCTGGCTCAATTTAAGAAATGGTTCAACCAGGCGTTGAAGTCTAAAAAAATCTCGGAAGCCAATGCTATGACGTTAGCTACCGTGGGTAGGGATGGTCGTCCAAGCACCCGAGTAGTTTTGGTTAAACACGTGGATGAGAAAGGCGTTGTTTTTTACACGAATTACCGCTCCCGCAAAGCTGACGAATTAGCTAATAACCCGTTTGCTGCTCTGCAGTTCCATTGGGTCGAGTTAGAGCGGGTAGTTCGGATTGAAGGCCGGGTAACAAAAGTTAGCCCGGAAGAATCGGACGCCTACTATAAGATCCGCCCGATTGATTCTAGATTGGGTGCGTGGGCGTCTCCGCAATCCCAAGTCATTAGCTCCAGGGCGGTATTAGTGAAGAACGTGGCCGAAGTCACGGCGAGTAAGGGTCTAAACCCGCCGCGTCCTGATTTTTGGGGCGGCTACCGTCTAGAACCCGACTATTGGGAATTCTGGCAAGGACGCAAATCTCGCCTACACGATAGGCTGCGCTACCGTCTTGATGACGGCAAATGGATTCGTGAACGACTAGCCCCCTAA
- a CDS encoding S9 family peptidase yields the protein MLNQPITIDEVISAGSTLTQVAADETGCYWLETIPDEDGRASIKRWEHGQIVDLTPSRNVRTRINSYGGGAYAVNNGRLAFVDDETNAVWIREPNGSTRQLTSDNGFYGGLFLSAHYLYAVRESNEKSALVRITLANASCQVLASGADFYAHICANEKHVAWIAWNQPAMPWDSTSLFIDGQLVDGDPSAGLNGVSIAYPLWQSDGSLVYLSDSSGFYNLVRYNGDRQPLHEDSHDFAICPWLATNSAHAELNGGHLVAWRREDGWHSLGVLADGAANELAVFAEVDSLASANGVGYGVVLRADAGPAVVRVTDKVEVIYEISTTDHLLKTVVVPESFTFTGSQGKVQAWVYLPDTDQSSPPNALVMVHGGPTLFSHCGLDWRKQYWVSRGIAVVDVNYSGSGGFGRDYRNRLRRNWAISDVADVQACVKALRAANKINKAAIYGSSAGGLTVYWSLIKGGFIGGIARYGVADITKLVGGPKFEAKYFDSLVGVWPKERARYEERSPINHAHEISAPLLMLQGSADPIVPLAQSQAMAKALADSGIAHKLMVFDGEGHGFRSPEANRRALQAQSDFLEKLF from the coding sequence ATGCTTAACCAACCTATTACTATTGACGAGGTCATATCAGCTGGCTCGACACTGACACAGGTAGCGGCCGACGAAACAGGCTGTTATTGGCTGGAAACTATTCCTGATGAAGATGGGCGTGCCAGCATTAAACGTTGGGAGCACGGCCAGATTGTTGATTTGACGCCTTCACGCAATGTGCGCACTCGTATTAACTCTTACGGTGGTGGCGCCTATGCAGTCAATAATGGACGATTGGCTTTCGTCGATGATGAGACGAATGCGGTGTGGATACGCGAGCCAAATGGGTCAACCAGGCAGCTGACTAGCGATAACGGTTTCTACGGCGGGCTTTTTCTAAGTGCTCACTACCTTTATGCAGTACGTGAATCTAACGAAAAATCGGCATTGGTGCGAATAACTTTGGCCAACGCTTCATGCCAAGTGCTCGCCTCAGGAGCCGATTTCTATGCCCACATCTGCGCCAATGAAAAACACGTAGCTTGGATCGCTTGGAATCAGCCAGCAATGCCGTGGGACTCGACTAGCCTTTTCATTGATGGTCAACTGGTTGATGGAGATCCTAGCGCCGGATTGAATGGGGTAAGCATCGCCTACCCACTGTGGCAATCTGACGGCTCACTGGTGTATCTCAGCGATAGCTCTGGGTTTTATAACCTGGTTCGCTACAACGGTGATCGTCAGCCGCTTCACGAAGATTCCCACGATTTTGCTATCTGCCCTTGGTTGGCCACCAACAGCGCGCACGCTGAGCTGAATGGTGGTCACCTGGTGGCGTGGCGGCGCGAGGATGGCTGGCATTCGCTAGGTGTTTTGGCTGATGGTGCCGCGAATGAATTGGCGGTATTTGCTGAAGTTGATTCACTGGCTAGCGCTAATGGCGTGGGTTATGGCGTAGTACTGCGTGCTGACGCCGGGCCAGCAGTGGTACGCGTAACGGACAAAGTGGAGGTCATTTACGAGATATCAACCACTGACCACCTATTAAAAACTGTTGTTGTTCCCGAATCTTTCACATTCACTGGCTCTCAAGGCAAAGTTCAAGCCTGGGTTTATCTGCCAGACACCGACCAAAGTTCGCCCCCTAATGCACTAGTCATGGTTCATGGCGGGCCGACACTATTTAGCCACTGTGGGCTTGATTGGCGAAAACAGTATTGGGTTAGTCGCGGCATAGCTGTTGTTGACGTCAACTATTCGGGGTCTGGCGGGTTCGGCCGGGATTACCGCAATCGACTAAGACGAAATTGGGCAATATCAGATGTGGCTGACGTCCAGGCTTGCGTTAAGGCTTTGCGGGCAGCAAATAAAATCAACAAGGCAGCGATCTACGGATCATCAGCCGGAGGTTTGACGGTTTATTGGTCACTAATAAAAGGCGGGTTTATTGGTGGTATTGCTCGTTACGGGGTTGCAGACATCACGAAGCTTGTTGGCGGGCCGAAGTTTGAGGCTAAATATTTTGATTCGCTAGTTGGTGTCTGGCCTAAAGAGCGCGCCCGCTACGAGGAACGCTCCCCCATCAACCACGCTCACGAAATCAGTGCCCCACTACTCATGTTGCAAGGCTCCGCAGACCCCATCGTCCCGCTGGCTCAAAGCCAAGCTATGGCTAAGGCATTAGCCGATAGCGGTATAGCGCACAAACTTATGGTTTTTGACGGTGAAGGCCACGGTTTCCGCAGCCCGGAAGCTAACCGTAGAGCCCTGCAGGCTCAAAGTGATTTCTTAGAGAAACTATTTTGA
- a CDS encoding YggS family pyridoxal phosphate-dependent enzyme: MSVAERLELVRREINEACRQAGRDPSEVRLLPVSKTHPAQVLREGVSAGITQFGENRVQELDAKRSELADPDVKWSLIGPLQSNKANKTAEIADEFQALSTEKVARILNRRLEELDKYLDVLIEVNTSGEDTKHGLTPSQTVEFAQLVTTFPRLRPRGLMTVALPGPDWDKVGECFEMMRKLQTDLRREIPQIDWRELSMGMSGDFKLAILYGSTCVRIGTAIFGARDYESK, from the coding sequence ATGAGTGTGGCTGAGCGTCTTGAATTAGTTCGAAGAGAGATTAATGAAGCCTGTCGTCAAGCAGGAAGGGATCCAAGCGAAGTCAGGCTGCTGCCGGTTTCTAAAACCCATCCTGCTCAAGTTCTTAGAGAAGGTGTGTCTGCCGGGATAACACAATTCGGCGAAAACAGGGTTCAAGAATTAGACGCTAAACGTAGCGAATTGGCTGACCCGGACGTTAAGTGGTCGTTGATTGGGCCGCTGCAGTCAAATAAAGCCAACAAGACTGCTGAAATAGCAGACGAGTTTCAGGCATTGAGCACCGAAAAGGTAGCTCGGATATTGAATAGGCGTCTTGAGGAATTAGATAAATACCTCGATGTATTAATCGAAGTTAATACCTCTGGTGAAGACACGAAACATGGTTTAACTCCTAGTCAGACGGTAGAATTTGCGCAATTAGTAACAACTTTCCCTCGTCTTAGGCCGCGTGGTTTGATGACGGTAGCTTTGCCCGGACCGGACTGGGATAAGGTTGGCGAATGTTTTGAGATGATGCGCAAATTGCAAACCGATTTGCGTCGTGAAATACCCCAAATCGATTGGCGTGAGCTATCTATGGGGATGTCTGGTGATTTCAAACTTGCAATTTTGTATGGATCCACCTGCGTGCGCATTGGAACCGCCATATTCGGTGCTAGGGATTATGAGTCAAAATAG
- a CDS encoding VWA domain-containing protein, whose protein sequence is MITLVTFMHTGRLWLLGLVVVLGLAYVILNYRTSSGSNSAVKSKIAKLLPSQSGLKRHLCVIVILAFLAALVTTWAQPLGTKQVPRERATVAVMIDISRSMSAQDVAPSRIEAAQDAAKEFVDSLPTTFNVSLILFAGHIELQTVPTTDRATIKAAIDAIELAPATAIGDGINSALDSLTYAPPDPNHPDEPAPGAIVLLSDGYTNVGTDSAQAAQTAKEQGVPIYTIAFGTPEGYVYEEQTRVPVPVNHAELSQIAKISGGKKYSAQSGSDLRQVYQTLARALGYDTQYVEVTDRYAGISVVVGLIAMLGVISLAARWP, encoded by the coding sequence GTGATAACACTAGTTACTTTTATGCATACTGGCAGACTGTGGCTGCTGGGTTTGGTTGTGGTGTTAGGCCTCGCCTATGTGATTTTGAACTATCGCACATCTAGTGGGTCGAACAGCGCCGTCAAATCAAAAATTGCGAAGTTATTACCTTCACAGAGCGGGCTGAAACGTCACCTTTGTGTCATCGTTATTCTGGCTTTTTTAGCTGCTCTGGTGACAACTTGGGCTCAACCTTTGGGTACGAAACAAGTTCCTAGAGAACGAGCTACCGTGGCGGTGATGATAGACATTTCGCGCTCTATGTCTGCCCAAGACGTTGCGCCCAGTCGTATTGAAGCCGCCCAAGATGCCGCCAAAGAGTTCGTCGATAGTTTGCCGACAACATTTAATGTTTCGTTGATTTTATTCGCCGGCCATATTGAACTTCAAACGGTGCCAACCACTGATAGGGCAACTATTAAGGCAGCTATCGACGCTATCGAGTTAGCCCCAGCCACTGCAATCGGTGATGGCATCAACTCTGCTTTAGACTCGTTAACCTACGCACCACCCGACCCTAACCACCCAGATGAACCAGCACCGGGAGCGATTGTTTTACTATCGGATGGCTACACGAACGTTGGCACTGATTCTGCGCAAGCAGCTCAGACGGCTAAAGAACAAGGCGTGCCAATATACACGATTGCCTTTGGGACGCCCGAGGGTTATGTCTATGAGGAGCAGACCCGTGTGCCGGTGCCAGTCAATCATGCCGAACTATCCCAGATAGCAAAAATTTCTGGCGGCAAGAAATACTCTGCCCAGTCTGGCTCAGATTTACGCCAGGTCTATCAAACCCTGGCTAGAGCGCTTGGCTACGACACCCAATATGTTGAAGTCACCGACCGTTATGCCGGGATTTCTGTTGTAGTTGGGTTAATTGCCATGTTGGGTGTCATATCGTTGGCTGCCCGCTGGCCCTAG
- a CDS encoding VWA domain-containing protein — MSESTTRFLFWDFFQAGRLWMLLAVLALGIIYIILMFVGRHRGVRYTQTGVVGTVLPRQRQWRRHLAVVAGLCSLTLIIGAWARPAGEEKVPRQRATIAIVLDRSLSMQATDVQPNRFDASKQAAARFLDTLPSQYNVSVTGLSGSPTVLMPASTDRGATKRAIELMDMQEGTAIGDALTQALKTIATAPGEGSKGPAPGVIVLLSDGGDTGGEYTPSEAVEAASAQDVPIYTIAYGTQNGFVDVDGKRENVAPDLELMRQIAKDSGGEMMDADNASELDNVYQKMRSEVTYEKVKKEVSARWALYSLACALLTCFGAVSMAARWP, encoded by the coding sequence GTGAGCGAGTCAACTACGCGTTTCTTGTTTTGGGATTTCTTCCAAGCTGGCCGGTTGTGGATGCTGTTAGCTGTTCTAGCGCTCGGTATTATCTACATAATTTTGATGTTCGTCGGACGCCATCGTGGGGTGAGATACACCCAAACCGGGGTGGTGGGGACGGTACTTCCGCGTCAAAGACAGTGGCGTAGACATCTGGCGGTGGTAGCGGGTCTTTGTTCTCTGACACTAATTATTGGGGCGTGGGCAAGACCTGCCGGCGAAGAGAAAGTGCCTAGACAGCGGGCAACCATAGCTATTGTCCTTGATCGTTCACTGTCTATGCAGGCCACCGATGTACAACCGAATCGCTTTGATGCCTCTAAACAAGCTGCGGCCAGGTTCCTAGATACCTTACCGAGCCAATACAACGTATCTGTTACTGGGTTAAGTGGTTCGCCGACCGTTCTCATGCCAGCATCGACTGACCGTGGGGCAACCAAGCGAGCCATCGAGTTGATGGATATGCAGGAGGGCACAGCAATTGGAGACGCTCTAACTCAGGCGCTGAAAACTATTGCTACGGCACCTGGTGAGGGTTCTAAAGGTCCAGCACCTGGCGTCATTGTTTTGCTATCAGATGGTGGCGATACCGGAGGCGAGTACACGCCAAGCGAAGCTGTCGAAGCAGCAAGTGCGCAAGATGTACCCATTTACACCATCGCCTACGGCACTCAAAATGGTTTTGTTGATGTTGATGGCAAACGCGAAAACGTTGCTCCTGATTTAGAGTTGATGCGCCAAATCGCCAAAGATAGTGGCGGTGAAATGATGGACGCCGATAATGCCAGCGAATTAGATAATGTTTACCAGAAGATGCGTTCTGAAGTGACTTACGAGAAGGTTAAGAAAGAGGTTAGCGCTCGTTGGGCACTGTACTCTCTGGCGTGCGCGCTGCTTACCTGTTTCGGGGCAGTTTCGATGGCTGCGAGGTGGCCGTGA